One Thalassotalea atypica DNA window includes the following coding sequences:
- a CDS encoding ABC transporter permease, whose amino-acid sequence MLVESMNLAWQFFKQDFASPHQKLLRWTQGVLLLFILTLSQTSENIQSYLHSNLQNLLGADAVITQQQALTEEQYSALTNIVDSVVNSQQLQVTLSHDKQWQTAKIKAVDDKYPLQGQLLTADTIDGPNLPTQGGPKVGEIWLDSRLLASLSLKVGDYLQVAERRLLVSKILVHEPDRLMEGHTVQQRAMISKQDLDLLGISADLISYRYLVEADNSTVDQLITWQQSELPAATLHHKKGAHPLALFWKRTENFMGLASIILFFMAAIAIEQLSHVYVKKERYFSAICMSFGATKTTGLIVSLWKWVFSFMLLIPLALVLSVVFQALLVGWLQDSFDGLTWQWNVGVAIKNIAFAVAIFSVFHFPVWLSLSKNTVGQLLVERTQGGSHWVNKIACIAVLFIVAMAYSDNGLLTTMMVVAMLITLILMILMSWLGLTLGEKVTQHRAGLVSFTFFMMKQRLLSKSTQIIGVGLSAFLLLFTLMLLKDLGATMSSYQRQHDGNLIVSQATVPQFEFIEKRAEELGINIRQSKPYMYGKLVAVNQQSLKEFSDKPSESMATLSRSIRMHWNESLPLNNKLVEGVWWNTNNDNWRQVSVEQEVMTDLGLVLGDRLTFFIGQQSHEFEITASHVFKSGNGSMTFWVQMPMSALHHVQAPHYSMSSLELADEHWSILGEFWQKYPTLRMVSLKEMTASYDSVLKMITQVISGFTLMIIALAMIVIFASVNAQESKEKIKNSIIMSFGLSPKVCLHLNVIEWVVTSTITAFGAIIGTYIAGMLIYQSQFSLTYVPDAIWLLLTTSVIVTFVTCLGIFASRSTLRFSIRQLLSDNN is encoded by the coding sequence ATGTTAGTAGAATCGATGAACTTAGCTTGGCAATTTTTCAAGCAAGACTTTGCGAGTCCGCATCAGAAATTACTGCGCTGGACACAAGGCGTGTTGCTGTTGTTTATTCTTACCTTGAGTCAAACAAGCGAGAACATTCAAAGTTACCTACACAGCAATTTGCAGAATCTACTGGGTGCAGATGCTGTCATTACCCAACAGCAGGCGCTAACTGAAGAGCAATATAGCGCCTTAACAAACATTGTTGATTCTGTTGTCAATAGTCAGCAACTGCAAGTCACGTTGTCACATGACAAACAATGGCAAACGGCCAAAATTAAGGCTGTCGATGATAAGTACCCCCTACAGGGGCAATTATTAACAGCCGATACCATTGATGGCCCAAACCTGCCAACACAAGGAGGTCCAAAAGTTGGCGAGATCTGGCTGGATTCACGTCTGCTGGCGAGCCTTTCATTAAAAGTCGGTGATTACTTACAAGTGGCCGAACGTCGTCTCTTGGTCTCAAAAATACTGGTTCATGAGCCAGACAGATTAATGGAAGGACATACCGTTCAACAACGCGCAATGATAAGCAAACAAGATTTAGACTTGTTAGGTATTTCAGCCGACCTAATCAGCTATCGTTATTTAGTTGAAGCAGATAATTCGACAGTCGACCAATTGATCACTTGGCAACAAAGTGAGTTACCAGCCGCTACATTACACCATAAAAAAGGAGCGCATCCGCTTGCGCTTTTTTGGAAAAGAACCGAAAACTTTATGGGGCTGGCTTCTATCATTTTATTTTTCATGGCTGCCATTGCCATTGAGCAGCTTTCGCACGTGTACGTGAAAAAAGAACGATACTTTTCTGCTATTTGTATGAGCTTTGGAGCCACAAAAACGACTGGATTGATTGTTTCATTATGGAAGTGGGTGTTCTCCTTTATGTTGCTGATCCCATTGGCTTTGGTGTTATCAGTTGTTTTTCAGGCGTTGTTGGTCGGTTGGCTGCAAGACAGTTTTGATGGATTGACATGGCAGTGGAATGTTGGTGTTGCGATTAAAAACATAGCGTTTGCTGTTGCTATATTTTCTGTTTTTCACTTTCCTGTATGGCTTTCGTTAAGTAAAAATACCGTCGGGCAATTATTGGTCGAGCGTACGCAGGGAGGAAGCCACTGGGTCAACAAAATAGCATGTATTGCGGTATTATTTATCGTTGCCATGGCGTACAGCGATAATGGCTTGCTTACCACGATGATGGTGGTGGCGATGTTAATTACGTTAATCTTGATGATACTGATGAGTTGGTTGGGGTTAACGCTGGGTGAAAAGGTAACTCAACATAGGGCAGGTCTTGTGTCGTTTACTTTTTTCATGATGAAACAGCGGTTATTGAGTAAAAGTACACAAATTATAGGTGTCGGGTTGTCGGCATTTTTACTTCTATTTACCTTGATGTTGCTTAAAGACTTAGGGGCAACCATGTCGTCTTATCAGCGTCAGCATGATGGCAACTTGATTGTGTCGCAAGCGACGGTACCGCAATTTGAGTTCATTGAAAAAAGAGCTGAAGAATTGGGTATTAATATACGTCAATCCAAGCCATATATGTATGGAAAGTTAGTGGCGGTTAATCAGCAGTCATTAAAAGAATTTAGTGACAAGCCTAGCGAAAGTATGGCCACATTGAGTCGCTCAATTCGTATGCATTGGAATGAATCTCTGCCACTAAATAACAAGCTTGTTGAGGGGGTTTGGTGGAATACTAATAACGATAATTGGCGCCAGGTTTCGGTTGAACAAGAAGTCATGACAGACTTGGGCCTAGTGTTAGGGGATCGGTTAACGTTTTTTATCGGCCAACAAAGCCATGAGTTTGAAATCACCGCCAGTCATGTCTTTAAATCGGGTAATGGCTCGATGACGTTTTGGGTGCAAATGCCAATGTCAGCGCTGCATCACGTGCAAGCGCCTCATTACAGCATGTCTAGCCTAGAACTCGCTGATGAACATTGGTCGATACTAGGTGAATTTTGGCAGAAATATCCAACCTTACGAATGGTCTCGTTGAAAGAAATGACTGCGAGCTACGATAGTGTCCTGAAAATGATCACACAAGTGATCAGCGGCTTCACGTTGATGATTATTGCACTGGCGATGATTGTCATATTCGCGTCAGTGAATGCGCAAGAATCTAAAGAAAAGATCAAAAACAGTATCATCATGAGTTTTGGGCTTAGTCCTAAGGTTTGTCTGCATTTAAATGTGATCGAATGGGTAGTCACCTCAACAATTACTGCATTTGGGGCAATTATTGGGACATATATAGCTGGAATGTTGATATATCAGTCGCAATTTTCCTTAACTTATGTACCCGACGCCATTTGGTTGCTGTTGACGACAAGCGTCATTGTGACCTTTGTCACGTGTTTGGGGATATTTGCCAGTCGAAGTACTTTGCGTTTCTCCATACGCCAACTTTTATCTGACAATAATTAG
- a CDS encoding ABC transporter ATP-binding protein, producing the protein MPSTIELTNIEQSFELADSTITLFSGLDLSIEQGQSYAIVGPSGSGKSSLLMLMSGLEKPTNGIGELFDGGKVRPLEQLRSDVGFIFQQFHLLPELTALNNVALPLKLRGDKQALQKAKAWLDKVGLAHRADHKPTELSGGEQQRVAIARALVFEPRFIFADEPTGNLDQQSATDITNLLFDCCTQGNAALVIVTHSETLAAKAQHIYSLANGRLTNTATVDREAMPC; encoded by the coding sequence ATGCCAAGTACAATCGAACTGACTAATATTGAACAATCCTTTGAGTTAGCTGACTCAACAATCACCTTGTTTAGCGGACTAGATTTGTCGATTGAACAGGGACAATCGTACGCCATTGTTGGGCCGTCTGGCTCTGGCAAATCAAGTTTGTTGATGTTGATGTCTGGCTTGGAGAAACCCACCAATGGAATTGGCGAACTCTTTGACGGTGGAAAAGTCAGGCCACTTGAGCAACTGCGCTCAGATGTCGGTTTCATCTTCCAGCAATTTCATTTATTACCTGAATTAACGGCGCTAAATAATGTCGCATTGCCGTTAAAATTAAGAGGTGACAAGCAGGCATTACAAAAAGCCAAAGCGTGGTTAGATAAAGTGGGGTTAGCTCATCGGGCAGATCATAAACCGACTGAACTGAGCGGTGGGGAACAACAACGTGTTGCTATTGCTCGTGCGCTAGTATTTGAGCCGCGCTTTATTTTTGCAGATGAACCAACGGGTAATTTAGATCAGCAAAGCGCAACAGACATTACTAACCTTTTGTTTGACTGCTGTACCCAAGGAAACGCAGCATTAGTGATTGTGACCCACAGTGAAACTTTAGCCGCTAAAGCCCAACACATATATTCGTTGGCCAACGGCAGGCTAACTAATACTGCAACAGTGGATCGTGAGGCAATGCCATGTTAG
- a CDS encoding DUF6445 family protein, with amino-acid sequence MFRRQGNAIAIEIGEENTPIIVLDNACENLDELLLDAYTKDDFTSQESDFYPGVRRPAPADYQQQLSAWLLPLLTLHYDSSALSDKTECKAKTMLSTYAIATTAPDKLRPIQTLPHFDTAADNQFAVVHYLCDESHGGTSFYRHKILGYERIFADRLAKYGGLLKQQAISEKLHLTPRYMQGSTSLFERIHTVVAKMNRMVIYPSNLLHSGNINTNLGLSDDPQHGRLTISSFVTVSAFNAIKN; translated from the coding sequence GTGTTTAGACGTCAAGGTAACGCCATTGCTATTGAAATAGGTGAGGAGAACACACCTATTATTGTTTTGGATAATGCTTGCGAAAATCTAGATGAGCTGCTCTTAGATGCATACACAAAAGACGATTTTACGAGCCAAGAAAGTGATTTTTATCCTGGCGTAAGACGACCGGCTCCAGCTGATTATCAACAGCAATTGAGTGCATGGCTGTTGCCGTTGCTGACGTTGCATTATGACTCATCAGCACTAAGCGATAAAACTGAGTGCAAAGCCAAAACGATGCTCTCTACCTATGCTATTGCGACGACGGCGCCGGATAAACTGCGGCCTATTCAAACTCTTCCACATTTTGATACGGCAGCGGATAATCAGTTTGCTGTGGTGCATTACTTGTGTGACGAAAGTCATGGTGGTACATCGTTTTACCGCCATAAAATACTGGGCTACGAGCGGATTTTTGCAGATCGTTTAGCTAAATATGGTGGCTTATTGAAACAACAAGCGATTTCAGAAAAGTTGCATTTAACCCCACGTTATATGCAAGGCAGCACGAGCTTGTTTGAACGTATTCACACCGTTGTGGCAAAGATGAATCGCATGGTGATCTATCCTAGTAACCTGCTGCACTCAGGCAATATCAACACAAATTTAGGGTTAAGCGATGACCCTCAACATGGTCGACTGACCATTAGTAGTTTTGTCACGGTATCTGCATTTAATGCGATAAAAAATTAG
- a CDS encoding SapC family protein: protein MTQLVAVNNQAHRQLFIDTGKVELHGAELHLVPVVMSEFQHLCVECPIVLTKNDVTGQFVFAAMLGFEVNENLFWQQGRWQGLYLPLQIQRQPFFVGNPEKTAAEKNSSSDSKDYVVCIDNESPCISSASSEQQERIYDEHGNETPYFEQIKGCLAQLLQGEINNEGLISELQQLDLIQPLALDITFVNEQSTRLNGLYTIDQEKLAKLNAEVIGQLHEKKLLQPIYTVIASLAQIYALIERKNKQLSDGRA, encoded by the coding sequence ATGACTCAGTTAGTTGCAGTAAATAATCAGGCACATCGTCAATTGTTCATCGACACCGGTAAAGTAGAATTACACGGCGCAGAATTGCATTTAGTGCCCGTCGTCATGTCTGAATTTCAGCACCTTTGTGTAGAATGTCCCATTGTGCTGACTAAAAATGACGTAACAGGCCAGTTCGTTTTCGCCGCAATGTTGGGCTTTGAGGTTAATGAAAATTTATTCTGGCAGCAAGGTCGATGGCAGGGCTTATACTTGCCACTTCAAATTCAACGTCAGCCTTTTTTTGTTGGTAATCCAGAGAAAACAGCTGCTGAGAAAAATTCTTCATCAGACAGTAAAGATTATGTGGTGTGCATTGATAACGAAAGCCCCTGTATAAGCAGTGCGTCATCGGAACAACAAGAGCGAATTTATGATGAACATGGCAACGAAACCCCTTATTTTGAGCAAATCAAAGGCTGTTTAGCACAGCTGCTACAAGGCGAAATTAACAACGAAGGATTAATTTCTGAACTTCAGCAATTAGATTTGATTCAACCTCTTGCACTGGATATTACTTTCGTCAATGAACAGTCCACTCGATTAAACGGTTTATATACGATCGATCAAGAAAAACTGGCTAAGCTCAATGCAGAGGTTATTGGTCAGTTGCATGAAAAGAAATTATTACAACCAATTTACACCGTGATTGCTTCTCTCGCGCAAATCTATGCCTTGATTGAGCGAAAAAACAAGCAGTTATCTGACGGCAGAGCCTAA